The stretch of DNA AATAATACATTTCATTATAGGGCTCGTGAAAAATATACTTTTTCACAGCCCTCTTAACATGAGACGAAAAGAATATCTCCGAAAGGCATAGAGCATGGAAAATTATCCGGATTTCTTCCAGAAACACCGTCTTGACAAACGGGAAAACCTCCTGAACGGGGGCATAAACCCGTACCCGTACTCCTTTGCTGCCACATATACCGTCCGTGAGCTTAACGACAGTTATGAAACACTCGCGGCACAGGAAACAATGGTATCCTGTGCGGGCCGGGTGCTCTCGGTACGGAAAATGGGTAAGGCATGGTTCGCCGACCTTATCGACAGGGGCAGCCAGTTCCAGCTCTACATCCGCGGCGGACAATCCTCCGAAAGCTCTCTCAGGCTCGTTCCCGATATCGACATCGGCGACTGGGTCGGCGTCACCGGAACGCTGTTCCGTACTCATACCGGACAGCCGACGATTCTCGTAAAAGACTTCGAAATGCTCGGCAAATCGGTCGCTGATGTTCCGTTCGGCAAAATCCATGACGGGCAGATGACTTATACCCTGTCCAATGTCGAAGTACGCCGTCAGCAGCGCTATCTCGACTGGATTACCGATCCCGGTTCGGTCGAACGGTTCGAGCTTCGTTCACGGATTATTTCCCATGTCCGTCGCTTCATGGAGAACGAGGGTTTTCTCGAGGTCGACACCCCGACCCTCGAACTCGTGTACGGCGGCGCGGAAGCCCGTCCGTTCAAGACCGAGGTCTGGGCGCTCGGCGGCCAGAAGGTGTATCTCAACGTATCGCTCGAGCTCCCGCTGAAACGGTATATCATCGGCGGCTTCCGGAAGGTGTTTTCCATCGCGAAATGTTTCCGGAACGAGGGGATCGATGCCACCCATAATCCCGAATTCACCCTCATGGAGTGGTACGAAGCCTTCACCGATTACGAGGACCAGATGAACCGGTTCGAGAACCTTACCTGTTATGTGGTCGAGCAGTGCACTGGCTCGCTCGGCATCGGGTTTCACGGGAAAACGGTGGACTTCACTCCGCCGTGGAAACGGATACGGATTCCGGATATCATCCGCGAGGTGTTCGGCTGCGACTATGAAAACATCGACCGCGGGGAGCTCGA from bacterium encodes:
- the lysS gene encoding lysine--tRNA ligase; its protein translation is MENYPDFFQKHRLDKRENLLNGGINPYPYSFAATYTVRELNDSYETLAAQETMVSCAGRVLSVRKMGKAWFADLIDRGSQFQLYIRGGQSSESSLRLVPDIDIGDWVGVTGTLFRTHTGQPTILVKDFEMLGKSVADVPFGKIHDGQMTYTLSNVEVRRQQRYLDWITDPGSVERFELRSRIISHVRRFMENEGFLEVDTPTLELVYGGAEARPFKTEVWALGGQKVYLNVSLELPLKRYIIGGFRKVFSIAKCFRNEGIDATHNPEFTLMEWYEAFTDYEDQMNRFENLTCYVVEQCTGSLGIGFHGKTVDFTPPWKRIRIPDIIREVFGCDYENIDRGELELRIDGCTSEEKLSFIGMTREEFRADLAAEKFGALVMKVVEEELEKSGRLWEPCFICDHPRDISPLTKVKRGNPLFVERFEPHVAGFEMGNAYSELNDPVEQYERFAAQRSGGSHKDYEDHPVDMDFIHAIACGMPPTGGVGYGIDRLVMLLTGKESIRDVIPFPMRIGKQNDE